In Camelus dromedarius isolate mCamDro1 chromosome 4, mCamDro1.pat, whole genome shotgun sequence, the DNA window GCAGCACAGGTGTTGAGGGCACAGGCCGCTTTCCCAGGAAGACAGCgattggaggggctggggggtggatTTCTTTTGACCTTCATGAGCTGTTTCAACAGTGGCTTCCTTGAGGTTGACCTTGAGGCTGAGTTTTTCAAGGTGAActgaatgtttcttttaaaaatttgagggGGTGTGTGGTAGAACTCAGCGGtgcagcacatgcttagcgtgcacgaggtgctgggttccatccccagtccctccattcaaaacaaacaaacaaaagatttgAAAGCTGCTTTTAGAGCTGTGTGAGATGCAGTCTGATAGCTGGAAAAGTCCGAGTGGTCCCCGTGTGCATCTAGAAATGGGAAGAGAGGACACGAACCCCCGGGCGTCCCGAAACCCCCGACTGTGGATGGTTCGGCTGCCTGGCGCAGAGCTCGCTCTTATTTGTTACAACTTAACTTCACCTTTGAACGTCAGTTCACCCCAGTGGCACCAGCAGCTGCTCTCACCTCTGAGATGGCTCTGCTGGGCGGACGTGCTGCTGCGATGGGCGCTCTGCCGCACAGACCTGGCAAAGGCTCCTGTGCCCTGTGCTTCCTcggtgtgtctctgtctctcggAGCGGGGTTGGGGGGAATGAGAACCTGTGTTTACGTTGTCTGTTAAGTGGTCACCACATCATGGGGTCCCTTCAATTTTCTCAATGGTCTTTTAGGAAGAGCCAATGAAGTGGAGGTGGAAAGTGGCATGGTGGAGAATGAGGGCAGAGGAGCAGTCTTGCAGAGCACTGGGCAAGAGCAGCGCAAAGAGGACCCAGTAAAGGACTGTGTGGACACAGAGGTGTTGCATCCTGGTGAAGGTGCCGAGGACCAGACAGCCTCTGAAGacagtgccccctccccaggaacaTTAGTAAATGTCAAGAATGAGGAACAGGGTGAGAGCCAAATAGAGAACACATCCCTCCTTGAAAACCCAGAGCAGGTGGAGTCCAGTGAGGTCATAGACACGCCAGGTGACAGGGCTGGTGCTTCCCTTGAGCAGTCCGGATGTCTTTGTGCACTGGATGATGGAATCCCGGGTCCTGGGATTGGGCAGGGTGGTGGTGATGCCCTGGAGATCAACAACCAAAGTAAAGAATCtgcagaaaaacaggaaaaagaaaaccaggaagaTTGTCAAACCAACGTGGAGGAGATTAGCACAGAACCACGCCAGGAGTCTGCTCCTTTGCAAGTGTCTGAAGTTGAAGGGCAGAGCAGTGCAGACACCCATGAGCCAAGTGGGAGCCCCACAGAGGCTGTGCTAGAGGCAGGGCTCACTGGACTTGGGGAGCAGGTGGGCACAGTAGCGTCAGGTCCTCCAGGGTGCAGCGATGACACAGTGAGTTACTGTGAAAAATGTGTGGTCGATGCCACCAAAGAGTTGGACCCAAGCATAGGGCATGATGTAGAGAAAGAACCTGCCCGCCAGGAAGCGGCTGAGCCCCAAGAGGTCCCAGTTCCGAGCACAGAGGTAGGTGGGGAAAACAGTGAAGAGGACGGAAGGGAATCAAGGGATGAGGAACCAATGGAGATGGAAGTGCAAACCATTCCTCGttccccagcagccagcagcagtCCTCAGGTGGCACCAGGTCTGGAAACGGCAGCTGCCGACAGTGAAGCCCCAGCTGGGAGAGACCCCGACGGAGAGAAGGATGAGCAGCAGGGAGAGGCACTGGACTCATCCCAGAAGAAggcaaagaacaagaaaaagaaaaacaagaagaaaaaatcacCAGTACCTGCAGAAACGAAAGACACTAAGAAAGAGTTTGCATTGCAGACCCCAGATTTAAGTGAAGGAAAAGAGGTAGAGCAGGGAAAACCCACTGACCAGAAACCAGCTGTCGAAGTGCAAAATGAAGTGACTGAAAACCCAGAACAGAGCATTGAGACAGGAAGCAACGAAGATGTGGATTGTCCAGGAGATCCTAAAATTGAGTCAGAGAGAAAATTTAGCCAAGATGATTCTGATGTAAACGCTGAGGCAGGGAGAGCAGTACCTGATGGAGACACAGTGGATTCCGAAGATGATGCAGTTCCATCATCAGGCACCAGTGCCAGTGACAAGGGATTGGGCCACGGTGTGGTAGGAGATGATGCTGAGGAAGACAGCGCCGCCCCCAGCAGGCCTCCGGGTCCAGAGAATGAAGTGCCTGGCCACGCCCTGCTCGAGGACCAAAGTCCCTCAAAGGATGCTAACGATGCCTCTCAAACAGAAGACACAGAAGGGCACATGACATCAGAAAGTCTAAGTCAGACGGGCAGGAAGGACCTAGATCACATTAGTCTAGAAAACGATGACTCCGCCCCCGCAGGCGAGTTGGGGGACTTCAGTTCAGAAAGCAGGGAAGAGATGAGAGGCCGAAACGGGAAGGGTAGGAGCAAAGAGGAGTGCTCTGTGTCGTAGGTCGGGGCGGGGTTTCAGGGAGGGACCATGGACTGCACGGCGAGTCCAGTGTGCGAGACTCCACTGCTGAGACTCTGAAGATGCTCTTGACTGATACAGACGCCCCGATGACCATCAGCCGCCAGGCTAACTACTGCTTCAAGTTACAGACCGTGTAGGTTTATCCTGCATCATGAAGGTCATCACCCAGATGAGGAGGACACTTCTGTCACCAGTGTAAGTTCTAACGGAGAGCATCCCGGGAGCGTCACACAATAATGTATGCTGCCTATCTTTCTgcctaaaatcaaaataaaaatatttagcatcTGCCTGAAACTGATCTGAAAGTGGATATTCTTGACCAAGTGTATCAGCATCTCACTGAAATGACCAAATAGTACCCTGAGATTTCCACATTATGAGCATAAGGTAAATTGGTGTGTCTCATTGAAATATATGTGCTTTCATATTTGATTTTGACATGTATAATATAACCTGTagggtattttatttaaaaaaggatatAAACAGCCAAACAGCATAGAGGTCACTGAGTGATAAGATTTGCACCTTAGGACAACAATTAATCATGTTAGGGAGAGCAAATAAGCATCTAGGAACTTCTTACTTGCCTTTACCTCATAGAAGGATTTTATTGCAAACCAATACTTTTGGATCT includes these proteins:
- the LRRFIP1 gene encoding leucine-rich repeat flightless-interacting protein 1 isoform X6, which translates into the protein MDMGTQGSGRKRLPNRERLTAEDDALNQIAREAEARLAAKRAARAEAREIRMKELERQQKEIYQVQKKYYGLDTKWGDIEQWMEDSERYSRRSRRNTSASDEDERMSVGSRGSLRSQPDLEYGGPYAWTNGYDGELYGSQSLNRRSGGNSSYSGDGRFSTLSSSREETLPLYPYSAARPAGSYRASVFPESSLGGARRGNACGSHTPSEPSGHLKSSSRSSSRASSARASPVVEERPEKDFTEKGSRSLPGLSAATLASLGGTSSRRGSGDTSISLDTEASIRELKDSLAEVEEKYRKAVVSNAQLDNEKTNFMYQVDTLKDTLLELEEQLAESRRQFEEKNKEFEREKHAHSVLQFQFAEVKEALKQREEMLEEIRQLQQKQESYSREISDLQETIEWKDKKIGALERQKEFFDSIRSERDDLREEVVMLKEELKKHGIILNSEIATNGETSDALNNVGYQGSPKMTKEELSALKATGDGTLGRANEVEVESGMVENEGRGAVLQSTGQEQRKEDPVKDCVDTEVLHPGEGAEDQTASEDSAPSPGTLVNVKNEEQGESQIENTSLLENPEQVESSEVIDTPGDRAGASLEQSGCLCALDDGIPGPGIGQGGGDALEINNQSKESAEKQEKENQEDCQTNVEEISTEPRQESAPLQVSEVEGQSSADTHEPSGSPTEAVLEAGLTGLGEQVGTVASGPPGCSDDTVSYCEKCVVDATKELDPSIGHDVEKEPARQEAAEPQEVPVPSTEVGGENSEEDGRESRDEEPMEMEVQTIPRSPAASSSPQVAPGLETAAADSEAPAGRDPDGEKDEQQGEALDSSQKKAKNKKKKNKKKKSPVPAETKDTKKEFALQTPDLSEGKEVEQGKPTDQKPAVEVQNEVTENPEQSIETGSNEDVDCPGDPKIESERKFSQDDSDVNAEAGRAVPDGDTVDSEDDAVPSSGTSASDKGLGHGVVGDDAEEDSAAPSRPPGPENEVPGHALLEDQSPSKDANDASQTEDTEGHMTSESLSQTGRKDLDHISLENDDSAPAGELGDFSSESREEMRGRNGKGRSKEECSVS
- the LRRFIP1 gene encoding leucine-rich repeat flightless-interacting protein 1 isoform X13 codes for the protein MDMGTQGSGRKRLPNRERLTAEDDALNQIAREAEARLAAKRAARAEAREIRMKELERQQKEIYQVQKKYYGLDTKWGDIEQWMEDSERYSRRSRRNTSASDEDERMSVGSRGSLRVEERPEKDFTEKGSRSLPGLSAATLASLGGTSSRRGSGDTSISLDTEASIRELKELNELKDQIQDVEGKYMQGLKEMKDSLAEVEEKYRKAVVSNAQLDNEKTNFMYQVDTLKDTLLELEEQLAESRRQFEEKNKEFEREKHAHSVLQFQFAEVKEALKQREEMLEEIRQLQQKQESYSREISDLQETIEWKDKKIGALERQKEFFDSIRSERDDLREEVVMLKEELKKHGIILNSEIATNGETSDALNNVGYQGSPKMTKEELSALKATGDGTLGRANEVEVESGMVENEGRGAVLQSTGQEQRKEDPVKDCVDTEVLHPGEGAEDQTASEDSAPSPGTLVNVKNEEQGESQIENTSLLENPEQVESSEVIDTPGDRAGASLEQSGCLCALDDGIPGPGIGQGGGDALEINNQSKESAEKQEKENQEDCQTNVEEISTEPRQESAPLQVSEVEGQSSADTHEPSGSPTEAVLEAGLTGLGEQVGTVASGPPGCSDDTVSYCEKCVVDATKELDPSIGHDVEKEPARQEAAEPQEVPVPSTEVGGENSEEDGRESRDEEPMEMEVQTIPRSPAASSSPQVAPGLETAAADSEAPAGRDPDGEKDEQQGEALDSSQKKAKNKKKKNKKKKSPVPAETKDTKKEFALQTPDLSEGKEVEQGKPTDQKPAVEVQNEVTENPEQSIETGSNEDVDCPGDPKIESERKFSQDDSDVNAEAGRAVPDGDTVDSEDDAVPSSGTSASDKGLGHGVVGDDAEEDSAAPSRPPGPENEVPGHALLEDQSPSKDANDASQTEDTEGHMTSESLSQTGRKDLDHISLENDDSAPAGELGDFSSESREEMRGRNGKGRSKEECSVS
- the LRRFIP1 gene encoding leucine-rich repeat flightless-interacting protein 1 isoform X12, encoding MDMGTQGSGRKRLPNRERLTAEDDALNQIAREAEARLAAKRAARAEAREIRMKELERQQKEIYQVQKKYYGLDTKWGDIEQWMEDSERYSRRSRRNTSASDEDERMSVGSRGSLRPSEPSGHLKSSSRSSSRASSARASPVVEERPEKDFTEKGSRSLPGLSAATLASLGGTSSRRGSGDTSISLDTEASIRELKELNELKDQIQDVEGKYMQGLKEMKDSLAEVEEKYRKAVVSNAQLDNEKTNFMYQVDTLKDTLLELEEQLAESRRQFEEKNKEFEREKHAHSVLQFQFAEVKEALKQREEMLEEIRQLQQKQESYSREISDLQETIEWKDKKIGALERQKEFFDSIRSERDDLREEVVMLKEELKKHGIILNSEIATNGETSDALNNVGYQGSPKMTKEELSALKATGDGTLGRANEVEVESGMVENEGRGAVLQSTGQEQRKEDPVKDCVDTEVLHPGEGAEDQTASEDSAPSPGTLVNVKNEEQGESQIENTSLLENPEQVESSEVIDTPGDRAGASLEQSGCLCALDDGIPGPGIGQGGGDALEINNQSKESAEKQEKENQEDCQTNVEEISTEPRQESAPLQVSEVEGQSSADTHEPSGSPTEAVLEAGLTGLGEQVGTVASGPPGCSDDTVSYCEKCVVDATKELDPSIGHDVEKEPARQEAAEPQEVPVPSTEVGGENSEEDGRESRDEEPMEMEVQTIPRSPAASSSPQVAPGLETAAADSEAPAGRDPDGEKDEQQGEALDSSQKKAKNKKKKNKKKKSPVPAETKDTKKEFALQTPDLSEGKEVEQGKPTDQKPAVEVQNEVTENPEQSIETGSNEDVDCPGDPKIESERKFSQDDSDVNAEAGRAVPDGDTVDSEDDAVPSSGTSASDKGLGHGVVGDDAEEDSAAPSRPPGPENEVPGHALLEDQSPSKDANDASQTEDTEGHMTSESLSQTGRKDLDHISLENDDSAPAGELGDFSSESREEMRGRNGKGRSKEECSVS
- the LRRFIP1 gene encoding leucine-rich repeat flightless-interacting protein 1 isoform X14 is translated as MDMGTQGSGRKRLPNRERLTAEDDALNQIAREAEARLAAKRAARAEAREIRMKELERQQKEASDEDERMSVGSRGSLRPSEPSGHLKSSSRSSSRASSARASPVVEERPEKDFTEKGSRSLPGLSAATLASLGGTSSRRGSGDTSISLDTEASIRELKELNELKDQIQDVEGKYMQGLKEMKDSLAEVEEKYRKAVVSNAQLDNEKTNFMYQVDTLKDTLLELEEQLAESRRQFEEKNKEFEREKHAHSVLQFQFAEVKEALKQREEMLEEIRQLQQKQESYSREISDLQETIEWKDKKIGALERQKEFFDSIRSERDDLREEVVMLKEELKKHGIILNSEIATNGETSDALNNVGYQGSPKMTKEELSALKATGDGTLGRANEVEVESGMVENEGRGAVLQSTGQEQRKEDPVKDCVDTEVLHPGEGAEDQTASEDSAPSPGTLVNVKNEEQGESQIENTSLLENPEQVESSEVIDTPGDRAGASLEQSGCLCALDDGIPGPGIGQGGGDALEINNQSKESAEKQEKENQEDCQTNVEEISTEPRQESAPLQVSEVEGQSSADTHEPSGSPTEAVLEAGLTGLGEQVGTVASGPPGCSDDTVSYCEKCVVDATKELDPSIGHDVEKEPARQEAAEPQEVPVPSTEVGGENSEEDGRESRDEEPMEMEVQTIPRSPAASSSPQVAPGLETAAADSEAPAGRDPDGEKDEQQGEALDSSQKKAKNKKKKNKKKKSPVPAETKDTKKEFALQTPDLSEGKEVEQGKPTDQKPAVEVQNEVTENPEQSIETGSNEDVDCPGDPKIESERKFSQDDSDVNAEAGRAVPDGDTVDSEDDAVPSSGTSASDKGLGHGVVGDDAEEDSAAPSRPPGPENEVPGHALLEDQSPSKDANDASQTEDTEGHMTSESLSQTGRKDLDHISLENDDSAPAGELGDFSSESREEMRGRNGKGRSKEECSVS
- the LRRFIP1 gene encoding leucine-rich repeat flightless-interacting protein 1 isoform X17, whose translation is MDMGTQGSGRKRLPNRERLTAEDDALNQIAREAEARLAAKRAARAEAREIRMKELERQQKEVEERPEKDFTEKGSRSLPGLSAATLASLGGTSSRRGSGDTSISLDTEASIRELKELNELKDQIQDVEGKYMQGLKEMKDSLAEVEEKYRKAVVSNAQLDNEKTNFMYQVDTLKDTLLELEEQLAESRRQFEEKNKEFEREKHAHSVLQFQFAEVKEALKQREEMLEEIRQLQQKQESYSREISDLQETIEWKDKKIGALERQKEFFDSIRSERDDLREEVVMLKEELKKHGIILNSEIATNGETSDALNNVGYQGSPKMTKEELSALKATGDGTLGRANEVEVESGMVENEGRGAVLQSTGQEQRKEDPVKDCVDTEVLHPGEGAEDQTASEDSAPSPGTLVNVKNEEQGESQIENTSLLENPEQVESSEVIDTPGDRAGASLEQSGCLCALDDGIPGPGIGQGGGDALEINNQSKESAEKQEKENQEDCQTNVEEISTEPRQESAPLQVSEVEGQSSADTHEPSGSPTEAVLEAGLTGLGEQVGTVASGPPGCSDDTVSYCEKCVVDATKELDPSIGHDVEKEPARQEAAEPQEVPVPSTEVGGENSEEDGRESRDEEPMEMEVQTIPRSPAASSSPQVAPGLETAAADSEAPAGRDPDGEKDEQQGEALDSSQKKAKNKKKKNKKKKSPVPAETKDTKKEFALQTPDLSEGKEVEQGKPTDQKPAVEVQNEVTENPEQSIETGSNEDVDCPGDPKIESERKFSQDDSDVNAEAGRAVPDGDTVDSEDDAVPSSGTSASDKGLGHGVVGDDAEEDSAAPSRPPGPENEVPGHALLEDQSPSKDANDASQTEDTEGHMTSESLSQTGRKDLDHISLENDDSAPAGELGDFSSESREEMRGRNGKGRSKEECSVS
- the LRRFIP1 gene encoding leucine-rich repeat flightless-interacting protein 1 isoform X20, whose translation is MDMGTQGSGRKRLPNRERLTAEDDALNQIAREAEARLAAKRAARAEAREIRMKELERQQKEIYQVQKKYYGLDTKWGDIEQWMEDSERYSRRSRRNTSASDEDERMSVGSRGSLRVEERPEKDFTEKGSRSLPGLSAATLASLGGTSSRRGSGDTSISLDTEASIRELKDSLAEVEEKYRKAVVSNAQLDNEKTNFMYQVDTLKDTLLELEEQLAESRRQFEEKNKEFEREKHAHSVLQFQFAEVKEALKQREEMLEKHGIILNSEIATNGETSDALNNVGYQGSPKMTKEELSALKATGDGTLGRANEVEVESGMVENEGRGAVLQSTGQEQRKEDPVKDCVDTEVLHPGEGAEDQTASEDSAPSPGTLVNVKNEEQGESQIENTSLLENPEQVESSEVIDTPGDRAGASLEQSGCLCALDDGIPGPGIGQGGGDALEINNQSKESAEKQEKENQEDCQTNVEEISTEPRQESAPLQVSEVEGQSSADTHEPSGSPTEAVLEAGLTGLGEQVGTVASGPPGCSDDTVSYCEKCVVDATKELDPSIGHDVEKEPARQEAAEPQEVPVPSTEVGGENSEEDGRESRDEEPMEMEVQTIPRSPAASSSPQVAPGLETAAADSEAPAGRDPDGEKDEQQGEALDSSQKKAKNKKKKNKKKKSPVPAETKDTKKEFALQTPDLSEGKEVEQGKPTDQKPAVEVQNEVTENPEQSIETGSNEDVDCPGDPKIESERKFSQDDSDVNAEAGRAVPDGDTVDSEDDAVPSSGTSASDKGLGHGVVGDDAEEDSAAPSRPPGPENEVPGHALLEDQSPSKDANDASQTEDTEGHMTSESLSQTGRKDLDHISLENDDSAPAGELGDFSSESREEMRGRNGKGRSKEECSVS
- the LRRFIP1 gene encoding leucine-rich repeat flightless-interacting protein 1 isoform X16, which encodes MDMGTQGSGRKRLPNRERLTAEDDALNQIAREAEARLAAKRAARAEAREIRMKELERQQKEASDEDERMSVGSRGSLRVEERPEKDFTEKGSRSLPGLSAATLASLGGTSSRRGSGDTSISLDTEASIRELKELNELKDQIQDVEGKYMQGLKEMKDSLAEVEEKYRKAVVSNAQLDNEKTNFMYQVDTLKDTLLELEEQLAESRRQFEEKNKEFEREKHAHSVLQFQFAEVKEALKQREEMLEEIRQLQQKQESYSREISDLQETIEWKDKKIGALERQKEFFDSIRSERDDLREEVVMLKEELKKHGIILNSEIATNGETSDALNNVGYQGSPKMTKEELSALKATGDGTLGRANEVEVESGMVENEGRGAVLQSTGQEQRKEDPVKDCVDTEVLHPGEGAEDQTASEDSAPSPGTLVNVKNEEQGESQIENTSLLENPEQVESSEVIDTPGDRAGASLEQSGCLCALDDGIPGPGIGQGGGDALEINNQSKESAEKQEKENQEDCQTNVEEISTEPRQESAPLQVSEVEGQSSADTHEPSGSPTEAVLEAGLTGLGEQVGTVASGPPGCSDDTVSYCEKCVVDATKELDPSIGHDVEKEPARQEAAEPQEVPVPSTEVGGENSEEDGRESRDEEPMEMEVQTIPRSPAASSSPQVAPGLETAAADSEAPAGRDPDGEKDEQQGEALDSSQKKAKNKKKKNKKKKSPVPAETKDTKKEFALQTPDLSEGKEVEQGKPTDQKPAVEVQNEVTENPEQSIETGSNEDVDCPGDPKIESERKFSQDDSDVNAEAGRAVPDGDTVDSEDDAVPSSGTSASDKGLGHGVVGDDAEEDSAAPSRPPGPENEVPGHALLEDQSPSKDANDASQTEDTEGHMTSESLSQTGRKDLDHISLENDDSAPAGELGDFSSESREEMRGRNGKGRSKEECSVS
- the LRRFIP1 gene encoding leucine-rich repeat flightless-interacting protein 1 isoform X2, whose amino-acid sequence is MTNPAATQNKEIDCLSPEAQRLAEARLAAKRAARAEAREIRMKELERQQKEIYQVQKKYYGLDTKWGDIEQWMEDSERYSRRSRRNTSASDEDERMSVGSRGSLRSQPDLEYGGPYAWTNGYDGELYGSQSLNRRSGGNSSYSGDGRFSTLSSSREETLPLYPYSAARPAGSYRASVFPESSLGGARRGNACGSHTPSEPSGHLKSSSRSSSRASSARASPVVEERPEKDFTEKGSRSLPGLSAATLASLGGTSSRRGSGDTSISLDTEASIRELKELNELKDQIQDVEGKYMQGLKEMKDSLAEVEEKYRKAVVSNAQLDNEKTNFMYQVDTLKDTLLELEEQLAESRRQFEEKNKEFEREKHAHSVLQFQFAEVKEALKQREEMLEEIRQLQQKQESYSREISDLQETIEWKDKKIGALERQKEFFDSIRSERDDLREEVVMLKEELKKHGIILNSEIATNGETSDALNNVGYQGSPKMTKEELSALKATGDGTLGRANEVEVESGMVENEGRGAVLQSTGQEQRKEDPVKDCVDTEVLHPGEGAEDQTASEDSAPSPGTLVNVKNEEQGESQIENTSLLENPEQVESSEVIDTPGDRAGASLEQSGCLCALDDGIPGPGIGQGGGDALEINNQSKESAEKQEKENQEDCQTNVEEISTEPRQESAPLQVSEVEGQSSADTHEPSGSPTEAVLEAGLTGLGEQVGTVASGPPGCSDDTVSYCEKCVVDATKELDPSIGHDVEKEPARQEAAEPQEVPVPSTEVGGENSEEDGRESRDEEPMEMEVQTIPRSPAASSSPQVAPGLETAAADSEAPAGRDPDGEKDEQQGEALDSSQKKAKNKKKKNKKKKSPVPAETKDTKKEFALQTPDLSEGKEVEQGKPTDQKPAVEVQNEVTENPEQSIETGSNEDVDCPGDPKIESERKFSQDDSDVNAEAGRAVPDGDTVDSEDDAVPSSGTSASDKGLGHGVVGDDAEEDSAAPSRPPGPENEVPGHALLEDQSPSKDANDASQTEDTEGHMTSESLSQTGRKDLDHISLENDDSAPAGELGDFSSESREEMRGRNGKGRSKEECSVS
- the LRRFIP1 gene encoding leucine-rich repeat flightless-interacting protein 1 isoform X10, producing MTNPAATQNKEIDCLSPEAQRLAEARLAAKRAARAEAREIRMKELERQQKEASDEDERMSVGSRGSLRSQPDLEYGGPYAWTNGYDGELYGSQSLNRRSGGNSSYSGDGRFSTLSSSREETLPLYPYSAARPAGSYRASVFPESSLGGARRGNACGSHTPSEPSGHLKSSSRSSSRASSARASPVVEERPEKDFTEKGSRSLPGLSAATLASLGGTSSRRGSGDTSISLDTEASIRELKELNELKDQIQDVEGKYMQGLKEMKDSLAEVEEKYRKAVVSNAQLDNEKTNFMYQVDTLKDTLLELEEQLAESRRQFEEKNKEFEREKHAHSVLQFQFAEVKEALKQREEMLEEIRQLQQKQESYSREISDLQETIEWKDKKIGALERQKEFFDSIRSERDDLREEVVMLKEELKKHGIILNSEIATNGETSDALNNVGYQGSPKMTKEELSALKATGDGTLGRANEVEVESGMVENEGRGAVLQSTGQEQRKEDPVKDCVDTEVLHPGEGAEDQTASEDSAPSPGTLVNVKNEEQGESQIENTSLLENPEQVESSEVIDTPGDRAGASLEQSGCLCALDDGIPGPGIGQGGGDALEINNQSKESAEKQEKENQEDCQTNVEEISTEPRQESAPLQVSEVEGQSSADTHEPSGSPTEAVLEAGLTGLGEQVGTVASGPPGCSDDTVSYCEKCVVDATKELDPSIGHDVEKEPARQEAAEPQEVPVPSTEVGGENSEEDGRESRDEEPMEMEVQTIPRSPAASSSPQVAPGLETAAADSEAPAGRDPDGEKDEQQGEALDSSQKKAKNKKKKNKKKKSPVPAETKDTKKEFALQTPDLSEGKEVEQGKPTDQKPAVEVQNEVTENPEQSIETGSNEDVDCPGDPKIESERKFSQDDSDVNAEAGRAVPDGDTVDSEDDAVPSSGTSASDKGLGHGVVGDDAEEDSAAPSRPPGPENEVPGHALLEDQSPSKDANDASQTEDTEGHMTSESLSQTGRKDLDHISLENDDSAPAGELGDFSSESREEMRGRNGKGRSKEECSVS
- the LRRFIP1 gene encoding leucine-rich repeat flightless-interacting protein 1 isoform X11, which translates into the protein MDMGTQGSGRKRLPNRERLTAEDDALNQIAREAEARLAAKRAARAEAREIRMKELERQQKEIYQVQKKYYGLDTKWGDIEQWMEDSERYSRRSRRNTSASDEDERMSVGSRGSLRSQPDLEYGGPYAWTNGYDGELYGSQSLNRRSGGNSSYSGDGRFSTLSSSREETLPLYPYSAARPAGSYRASVFPESSLGGARRGNACGSHTPSEPSGHLKSSSRSSSRASSARASPVVEERPEKDFTEKGSRSLPGLSAATLASLGGTSSRRGSGDTSISLDTEASIRELKELNELKDQIQDVEGKYMQGLKEMKDSLAEVEEKYRKAVVSNAQLDNEKTNFMYQVDTLKDTLLELEEQLAESRRQFEEKNKEFEREKHAHSVLQFQFAEVKEALKQREEMLEKHGIILNSEIATNGETSDALNNVGYQGSPKMTKEELSALKATGDGTLGRANEVEVESGMVENEGRGAVLQSTGQEQRKEDPVKDCVDTEVLHPGEGAEDQTASEDSAPSPGTLVNVKNEEQGESQIENTSLLENPEQVESSEVIDTPGDRAGASLEQSGCLCALDDGIPGPGIGQGGGDALEINNQSKESAEKQEKENQEDCQTNVEEISTEPRQESAPLQVSEVEGQSSADTHEPSGSPTEAVLEAGLTGLGEQVGTVASGPPGCSDDTVSYCEKCVVDATKELDPSIGHDVEKEPARQEAAEPQEVPVPSTEVGGENSEEDGRESRDEEPMEMEVQTIPRSPAASSSPQVAPGLETAAADSEAPAGRDPDGEKDEQQGEALDSSQKKAKNKKKKNKKKKSPVPAETKDTKKEFALQTPDLSEGKEVEQGKPTDQKPAVEVQNEVTENPEQSIETGSNEDVDCPGDPKIESERKFSQDDSDVNAEAGRAVPDGDTVDSEDDAVPSSGTSASDKGLGHGVVGDDAEEDSAAPSRPPGPENEVPGHALLEDQSPSKDANDASQTEDTEGHMTSESLSQTGRKDLDHISLENDDSAPAGELGDFSSESREEMRGRNGKGRSKEECSVS
- the LRRFIP1 gene encoding leucine-rich repeat flightless-interacting protein 1 isoform X18, with amino-acid sequence MDMGTQGSGRKRLPNRERLTAEDDALNQIAREAEARLAAKRAARAEAREIRMKELERQQKEIYQVQKKYYGLDTKWGDIEQWMEDSERYSRRSRRNTSASDEDERMSVGSRGSLRVEERPEKDFTEKGSRSLPGLSAATLASLGGTSSRRGSGDTSISLDTEASIRELKELNELKDQIQDVEGKYMQGLKEMKDSLAEVEEKYRKAVVSNAQLDNEKTNFMYQVDTLKDTLLELEEQLAESRRQFEEKNKEFEREKHAHSVLQFQFAEVKEALKQREEMLEKHGIILNSEIATNGETSDALNNVGYQGSPKMTKEELSALKATGDGTLGRANEVEVESGMVENEGRGAVLQSTGQEQRKEDPVKDCVDTEVLHPGEGAEDQTASEDSAPSPGTLVNVKNEEQGESQIENTSLLENPEQVESSEVIDTPGDRAGASLEQSGCLCALDDGIPGPGIGQGGGDALEINNQSKESAEKQEKENQEDCQTNVEEISTEPRQESAPLQVSEVEGQSSADTHEPSGSPTEAVLEAGLTGLGEQVGTVASGPPGCSDDTVSYCEKCVVDATKELDPSIGHDVEKEPARQEAAEPQEVPVPSTEVGGENSEEDGRESRDEEPMEMEVQTIPRSPAASSSPQVAPGLETAAADSEAPAGRDPDGEKDEQQGEALDSSQKKAKNKKKKNKKKKSPVPAETKDTKKEFALQTPDLSEGKEVEQGKPTDQKPAVEVQNEVTENPEQSIETGSNEDVDCPGDPKIESERKFSQDDSDVNAEAGRAVPDGDTVDSEDDAVPSSGTSASDKGLGHGVVGDDAEEDSAAPSRPPGPENEVPGHALLEDQSPSKDANDASQTEDTEGHMTSESLSQTGRKDLDHISLENDDSAPAGELGDFSSESREEMRGRNGKGRSKEECSVS